The following proteins are co-located in the Mycolicibacterium goodii genome:
- a CDS encoding glycosyltransferase produces MKFVMASYGTRGDIEPSLVVGRELLRRGHDVRLAVAPDSVDFVEAAGVPAVAFGLDTRTWLNVYRNFWNSVFKEFWKINELRTLWKELWERSDESWTQMSATLTEVAADADVLFAGQAYQETAANVAEHFDIPLVTLHHVPVRPNGRLVPMLPPPLGRTAMQGFDWFTWLLNKKVEDTQRRELGLPKARVPSTQRIGNRRSLEIQAYDEVCFPGLAAEWAKWAELRPFVGALTMELSTEVDDEVSNWIAAGTPPICFGFGSMPVESPADTVEMISTASALLGERALICAGYSDFSGVPSYDHVKVVGAVNYAAIFPSCRAVVHHGGSGTTAASMRAGVPTLILSMDANQTLWGSQVKKLKVGTTRRFSATTKDTLLSDLRRVLEPECAERARSLALQMTKPSDGVRRAADLVENFARVRSAA; encoded by the coding sequence ATGAAATTCGTGATGGCCAGCTACGGGACCAGAGGCGATATCGAGCCGTCTCTGGTTGTCGGTCGAGAGCTGTTGCGCCGCGGGCATGACGTGCGACTGGCCGTCGCACCGGACTCGGTCGATTTCGTCGAGGCGGCCGGTGTGCCTGCCGTGGCCTTCGGGTTGGACACCCGCACGTGGCTCAATGTCTACCGCAATTTCTGGAATTCGGTTTTCAAGGAATTCTGGAAGATCAACGAATTGCGGACGTTGTGGAAGGAGCTGTGGGAGCGCAGCGACGAGAGCTGGACGCAGATGAGCGCCACGCTCACCGAGGTGGCCGCCGACGCCGATGTGCTCTTCGCGGGTCAGGCCTATCAGGAGACGGCCGCCAACGTCGCAGAACACTTCGACATTCCCTTGGTCACGCTGCATCATGTCCCGGTTCGGCCCAACGGGCGATTGGTGCCGATGCTGCCGCCGCCGCTCGGCCGCACGGCGATGCAGGGGTTCGACTGGTTCACCTGGTTGCTCAACAAGAAGGTCGAGGACACCCAGCGGCGTGAACTGGGCTTGCCGAAGGCGCGGGTCCCGTCCACCCAACGGATCGGCAACCGCAGATCCTTGGAGATCCAGGCCTATGACGAGGTGTGTTTCCCGGGCCTGGCCGCCGAATGGGCGAAGTGGGCAGAGCTGCGCCCCTTCGTCGGCGCGCTGACCATGGAGCTGTCGACGGAGGTCGACGACGAGGTGTCGAACTGGATCGCAGCCGGGACACCGCCGATCTGTTTCGGTTTCGGCAGCATGCCGGTGGAGTCGCCGGCCGATACCGTCGAGATGATCAGTACGGCCAGTGCGCTGTTGGGTGAGCGCGCGCTGATCTGTGCCGGCTACAGCGATTTCAGCGGGGTGCCGAGTTACGACCATGTGAAGGTCGTCGGCGCGGTGAACTATGCGGCGATCTTCCCGTCCTGTCGCGCGGTGGTGCACCATGGCGGATCGGGGACCACGGCAGCGAGCATGCGTGCGGGCGTACCGACGTTGATCCTCTCCATGGATGCAAACCAGACATTGTGGGGTTCACAGGTCAAGAAGCTCAAAGTCGGTACCACCCGCAGATTTTCCGCGACCACCAAGGACACGTTGCTCTCCGATCTGCGGCGTGTCCTCGAGCCGGAGTGCGCCGAGCGCGCGCGCAGCCTGGCCCTGCAGATGACCAAACCTTCTGACGGAGTCCGCCGCGCGGCGGACCTGGTCGAGAACTTCGCGCGAGTGAGAAGTGCTGCCTGA
- a CDS encoding class I SAM-dependent methyltransferase, whose translation MAEINKECRMCGAAGPHRTITVREMYYGTRELFEYYVCTDCETLQIVDVLEGEELARHYPRKYYSYNAAQKPGLLQWLTTQRDRHDLGESGRPVGALIAALPPGVRSLIGTSDASGDVVGMLGRLSVGRDARILDVGCGGGALLDRLARSGFRNLFGADPFVDADTTTSMGVPIAKQFMEDVSGEFDVIMFNHSLEHVPDPVATLKAARARLAPGGICLARVPTTSSEAWDVYGKNWCLIDAPRHTLVPSRRGMERAAEAVGMKLERTIDDSNASQFFGSEMYRTDTALAEVNGFGYLFKTFGVRRLIEWERRSVALNRQGRGDQTGFVLRAP comes from the coding sequence ATGGCCGAAATCAACAAAGAATGCCGGATGTGCGGAGCCGCCGGACCGCATCGGACGATCACCGTTCGAGAAATGTACTACGGCACCCGCGAACTCTTCGAGTACTACGTCTGCACCGACTGCGAGACCCTGCAGATCGTCGACGTGCTCGAGGGTGAGGAGCTCGCCCGCCATTACCCGCGGAAGTACTACTCGTACAACGCCGCACAGAAGCCCGGCCTGCTGCAGTGGCTGACCACGCAGCGGGATCGGCACGACCTGGGTGAGTCCGGCCGGCCCGTCGGTGCCCTCATCGCTGCCCTGCCGCCCGGCGTCCGCTCCCTGATCGGTACGAGCGACGCGAGCGGTGACGTGGTGGGGATGCTCGGGCGATTGAGCGTGGGACGGGACGCGCGGATCCTCGACGTCGGATGCGGCGGCGGCGCCCTGCTCGACCGGTTGGCCAGGTCGGGGTTCCGGAATCTCTTCGGCGCGGACCCCTTCGTCGATGCGGACACCACCACGTCCATGGGGGTTCCGATCGCCAAGCAGTTCATGGAGGATGTGTCCGGCGAGTTCGATGTGATCATGTTCAATCACTCGCTCGAACACGTCCCCGACCCGGTTGCGACGTTGAAGGCCGCGCGCGCCCGGCTCGCACCTGGCGGCATCTGCCTGGCGCGGGTGCCCACGACGTCGTCGGAAGCGTGGGACGTCTACGGTAAGAACTGGTGTCTGATCGACGCACCCAGGCACACCCTTGTCCCTTCCCGGCGCGGAATGGAGCGGGCGGCCGAAGCCGTCGGTATGAAGCTGGAGCGCACGATCGACGATTCGAACGCATCGCAGTTCTTCGGCAGCGAGATGTACCGCACCGACACCGCGCTCGCGGAGGTCAACGGTTTCGGTTATCTCTTCAAGACCTTCGGCGTCAGGCGGCTCATCGAGTGGGAACGGCGTTCGGTTGCGCTCAATCGCCAGGGGCGTGGCGATCAGACCGGATTCGTCCTGCGCGCGCCGTGA
- a CDS encoding NAD-dependent epimerase/dehydratase family protein: MLITGGAGFIGSLLSRRLVEAGYEVAVTDIFLPQVHGERRKADLPPSVRLFTSDVTHAADWDAVLRLFRPDQVVHLAAETGTAQSLSQATRHGSVNVVGTTQLLDALSRADLVPEQIVVASSRAVYGEGAWRSGTEVFYPKPRSHAQLAAGIWDPVGPTDAPAVHLPSRAGETQPRPTNIYGATKLAQEHLLAAWTSAHDSALSVLRLQNAYGPGQSLTNPYTGVVPFFARVSREGRASEVYEDGLIIRDLVYIDDVIDALFAAVDKPAAEARYLDIGSGVGVTIHDLARKIAEAFDAPEPVVVGKFRDGDIRAASADIEPACRELDWAPKWGLDDGLRSLLDWINEQHDLSARES; this comes from the coding sequence GTGCTCATCACCGGTGGAGCGGGGTTCATCGGCTCGTTGCTCTCGCGTCGGCTCGTCGAGGCGGGTTACGAGGTCGCGGTGACCGACATCTTCCTTCCCCAGGTACACGGGGAGCGCCGGAAGGCCGATCTGCCCCCGTCGGTTCGGCTGTTCACCAGTGATGTCACCCATGCTGCCGACTGGGACGCCGTGCTGAGGCTGTTCCGCCCGGATCAGGTGGTCCACCTGGCCGCAGAAACGGGTACCGCACAGTCGCTTTCGCAGGCGACGCGGCACGGCTCGGTGAACGTCGTCGGCACCACCCAGCTCCTCGACGCGCTGAGCCGCGCCGACCTCGTTCCGGAACAGATCGTCGTCGCGTCGTCGCGGGCCGTCTACGGCGAGGGTGCGTGGCGAAGCGGCACCGAGGTCTTCTATCCGAAGCCGCGCAGCCACGCCCAGCTCGCGGCGGGCATCTGGGACCCCGTGGGACCCACGGACGCGCCCGCGGTGCATCTGCCCAGCCGTGCGGGGGAGACCCAGCCGCGGCCGACGAACATCTACGGGGCCACCAAGCTCGCTCAGGAACACCTCTTGGCGGCTTGGACATCCGCGCACGACAGCGCGCTCAGTGTGTTGCGGCTGCAGAATGCTTACGGCCCCGGCCAGTCACTGACCAATCCGTACACCGGTGTTGTTCCGTTCTTCGCGCGGGTGTCGCGTGAGGGACGCGCGTCGGAGGTGTACGAAGACGGGCTCATCATCCGCGACCTGGTGTACATCGACGACGTCATCGATGCGCTGTTCGCCGCGGTGGACAAACCCGCAGCCGAGGCGCGTTATCTGGACATCGGCTCCGGCGTCGGTGTCACGATCCATGACCTGGCACGCAAGATCGCGGAGGCGTTCGACGCTCCTGAGCCGGTCGTGGTCGGCAAGTTCCGCGACGGTGACATCCGGGCCGCGAGCGCCGACATCGAACCGGCGTGCCGGGAGCTGGACTGGGCGCCCAAGTGGGGGCTCGACGATGGTCTGCGGTCCCTGCTGGACTGGATCAACGAGCAACACGACTTGTCTGCTCGCGAGAGCTGA
- a CDS encoding acyltransferase family protein — MKLGQVFDPRNNALNAFRLALAAEVILWHSFPITGRMPPEPILQVLFSVGVDGFFAISGFLITRSWLTNPQIRDYLLARALRILPGFYVCLIVTAFVFAPVFLATHGESVAKVFGTSAPFEFILKNSGLIYIQRDIAATPFDIPDHMAGWNASLWSLVWEVLCYIIVAILGLVGLAKRRWTSVVILGLALVGAMMFPPLTFPGVWTIPQLMMRCAIMFAAGAMMYQWRDVIPARWSLVAVCVVIVFAAGLMPDYRILGGVPLAYAVIVAGSLLKAKRLNLRTDLSYGLYIYAFPIQQLLAGLGLVFLPPVAFFAVATAATLPFAALSWFIVEKRAMTLKRRVRQKRTAGAPQVEPQPDSGTHVT; from the coding sequence ATGAAGCTTGGGCAGGTTTTCGATCCGCGTAACAACGCGCTGAACGCCTTCCGTCTCGCATTGGCGGCGGAAGTCATTCTGTGGCACTCCTTCCCGATCACGGGTCGCATGCCACCCGAACCCATCCTGCAGGTGCTGTTCTCGGTCGGCGTTGACGGATTCTTCGCCATCTCAGGGTTTCTCATCACGAGAAGCTGGTTGACCAATCCGCAGATCCGTGACTACCTGCTCGCGCGTGCCCTGCGGATTCTGCCGGGCTTCTACGTATGCCTCATCGTGACCGCCTTCGTGTTCGCGCCGGTCTTTCTCGCGACACACGGTGAATCGGTCGCCAAGGTGTTCGGGACGTCGGCGCCGTTCGAGTTCATCCTCAAGAACAGCGGGTTGATCTACATCCAGCGTGACATCGCAGCTACGCCGTTCGACATCCCCGATCACATGGCCGGCTGGAACGCATCGCTGTGGTCGTTGGTCTGGGAAGTGCTGTGCTACATCATCGTTGCGATCCTGGGTCTGGTCGGTCTGGCCAAGCGGCGATGGACGTCGGTGGTGATACTGGGTCTCGCGCTGGTCGGCGCGATGATGTTCCCGCCGCTCACCTTCCCTGGCGTATGGACCATTCCGCAGCTCATGATGCGCTGCGCGATCATGTTCGCCGCGGGCGCGATGATGTATCAATGGCGTGACGTGATCCCGGCCCGATGGTCCCTGGTCGCGGTGTGTGTGGTGATCGTGTTCGCGGCCGGCCTGATGCCCGATTACCGCATTCTCGGCGGGGTCCCACTGGCGTATGCCGTCATCGTGGCGGGTTCGCTCCTCAAGGCCAAGCGGTTGAACCTCCGCACGGACCTGTCGTACGGCCTCTACATCTACGCCTTCCCGATCCAGCAGCTGCTCGCGGGCCTCGGGTTGGTGTTCCTTCCTCCGGTGGCATTCTTCGCCGTTGCCACCGCGGCCACACTGCCGTTTGCCGCGCTGAGTTGGTTCATCGTCGAGAAGCGTGCAATGACCCTCAAGCGCCGGGTCAGGCAGAAGCGGACCGCGGGCGCACCGCAGGTGGAACCCCAGCCGGATAGTGGAACGCACGTCACGTAG
- a CDS encoding class I SAM-dependent methyltransferase produces the protein MLAALGSDLARPVTMRRDDSVPEETAIGKIFDKSENIHKLRHYLPIYERFLPGTERMLEIGVDRGGSLKMWREFLPDTTIVGLDINPNSAQFDDPERKVHVRIGDQTDNSFLSSVVDEFGPFDAILDDGGHTPNQMISSFQFLFPRLKPGGVYLVEDVCANYWMGYRDRPDTFIDFTKMLMDAVHAPYMALRSPFDFMEGHPHRVDQVEVPFAATIIDSIQVFDSVVVVHRSKEPKPLPRTVYR, from the coding sequence ATGCTCGCCGCACTCGGTTCGGACCTGGCCCGGCCGGTGACCATGCGGCGCGACGATTCCGTTCCCGAGGAGACGGCGATCGGGAAGATCTTCGACAAAAGCGAGAACATCCACAAGCTGCGTCACTATCTGCCGATCTACGAGCGGTTCCTTCCCGGAACCGAGCGGATGCTCGAAATCGGTGTCGATCGGGGCGGATCCCTCAAGATGTGGCGAGAGTTCCTGCCCGACACCACGATCGTCGGCCTCGACATCAACCCTAACTCTGCGCAGTTCGACGATCCTGAACGGAAGGTCCACGTTCGGATCGGTGACCAGACCGACAACAGCTTCCTCAGCAGCGTCGTCGACGAATTCGGTCCGTTCGATGCGATCCTCGACGACGGTGGTCACACACCGAACCAGATGATCTCGTCGTTCCAGTTCCTGTTTCCGCGGCTGAAGCCGGGTGGGGTGTACCTGGTGGAAGACGTGTGCGCGAACTACTGGATGGGATATCGCGATCGTCCCGATACGTTCATCGACTTCACCAAGATGCTCATGGACGCCGTGCATGCGCCATACATGGCGCTGCGTTCGCCATTCGACTTCATGGAGGGCCATCCGCACCGGGTCGATCAGGTGGAGGTGCCATTCGCGGCGACCATCATCGACAGCATCCAGGTGTTCGATTCCGTTGTGGTCGTCCACCGATCGAAGGAACCGAAGCCGTTGCCGCGGACGGTGTATCGGTAG
- a CDS encoding TylF/MycF/NovP-related O-methyltransferase: protein MVAAVPTRLSFPARLKMLAVRGEYWLARTILPDVYSNDALITFNTHAFMDDPDFQRAYERGAKALGDMDWYQWHWRVHVGLWAASSASKLEGDFVECGVSYGFLSSAIMDYLDWNNVGKTFYLLDTFTGLDPRYVSAEERESGALEVSEAHLRDGLYVDSVDSVRANFSEWKNHRIIVGAVPDTLDQVDAEKVAYLHIDMNCAPPEVAALRYFWPRLTPGAFVLLDDYANRGREEQRIAMDEVAKELGVLVCTLPTGQGLIIKPAV, encoded by the coding sequence ATGGTTGCCGCCGTGCCGACTCGACTGTCGTTTCCCGCTCGCCTGAAGATGTTGGCCGTACGTGGCGAGTATTGGCTGGCGCGCACCATTTTGCCGGATGTTTACTCGAACGACGCATTGATCACGTTCAACACGCATGCGTTCATGGACGATCCGGACTTCCAGCGCGCATATGAACGCGGGGCCAAGGCGCTCGGCGACATGGACTGGTACCAGTGGCACTGGCGCGTGCACGTGGGGCTGTGGGCCGCGTCAAGTGCCAGCAAACTCGAGGGCGACTTCGTCGAATGCGGCGTCAGCTACGGGTTCCTGAGCAGCGCCATCATGGATTACCTGGATTGGAACAACGTCGGCAAGACCTTCTATCTGCTCGACACGTTCACCGGGTTGGACCCCCGGTACGTATCAGCCGAGGAACGCGAGTCCGGTGCTCTCGAGGTGAGCGAGGCGCACCTGCGGGACGGTCTCTACGTCGATTCCGTCGACAGCGTCCGCGCGAACTTCTCGGAGTGGAAGAACCACCGCATCATCGTCGGTGCGGTCCCGGACACGCTCGACCAGGTCGACGCCGAGAAGGTGGCGTACCTGCACATCGACATGAACTGCGCACCGCCCGAGGTCGCCGCACTGCGGTACTTCTGGCCCCGGCTGACGCCCGGTGCCTTCGTCCTGCTCGACGATTACGCGAACCGGGGCCGAGAAGAGCAGCGGATCGCCATGGACGAGGTGGCGAAGGAACTGGGTGTACTGGTCTGCACCCTGCCCACCGGGCAGGGGCTGATCATCAAGCCCGCGGTCTGA
- a CDS encoding class I SAM-dependent methyltransferase: protein MTDYRCRICGGVLREVLDLGRQPVSNAFVKREDAHKVPVFRLAVGSCETCTMVQQLDTVPPNDMYRADYPYRASGSMMIRKHFEEVARQIIDTCSDLKNTFIVEIGSNDGVMLKTLSAAGVRHLGVDPAASAGEVARSYGINVHTDFFNAATAEEIYAEQGPANIIFSANTFSHISDLATIFKGVDTLLCPDGSFVFEDRSLADILRHNYFDQIYDEHIYLFSVTSVQAMAEHFGFELVDVKHLPLHGGSIRYTVARRGTKIPTAAVAELLAKEQAEGLAGQEAFERFAGEVDRIRTDLVSLLESLRSDRKRVVGYGATSRSATVLNYCGIGPELLPMVCDSTPEKQGRVTPRSLIPVCPPDTFADPYPDYALLFAWNHAEEIMGKERLFQENGGRWIVYVPQVHIV from the coding sequence GTGACGGACTACCGGTGTCGTATTTGCGGCGGTGTTCTTCGTGAGGTGCTCGACCTCGGCCGACAACCTGTTTCGAACGCGTTCGTCAAGCGCGAGGACGCGCACAAGGTCCCCGTCTTCCGTCTCGCCGTCGGTTCCTGCGAGACGTGCACCATGGTGCAGCAACTCGACACCGTTCCGCCGAACGATATGTACCGGGCCGACTACCCCTACCGCGCGTCGGGCTCCATGATGATCCGTAAGCACTTCGAAGAGGTCGCGCGTCAGATCATCGACACCTGCTCGGACCTCAAGAACACCTTCATCGTCGAGATCGGCAGCAACGACGGCGTCATGCTGAAGACGCTGAGCGCCGCGGGCGTGCGCCACCTCGGTGTCGACCCGGCAGCAAGTGCGGGCGAGGTCGCACGCTCATACGGCATCAATGTCCACACCGATTTCTTCAACGCAGCCACCGCCGAGGAAATCTACGCCGAGCAGGGCCCCGCGAACATCATCTTCTCGGCGAACACATTCAGTCACATCTCGGATCTCGCGACGATCTTCAAAGGCGTCGACACCCTGCTGTGCCCCGACGGTTCCTTCGTATTCGAAGACCGTTCGCTGGCCGACATTCTCCGGCACAACTACTTCGACCAGATCTACGACGAGCACATCTACCTCTTCTCGGTGACCTCCGTACAGGCCATGGCCGAACATTTCGGCTTCGAACTCGTCGACGTCAAACACCTGCCCCTGCACGGCGGTTCGATCCGCTACACCGTGGCGCGGCGCGGCACGAAGATACCGACCGCCGCGGTGGCCGAACTCCTCGCGAAGGAACAAGCCGAGGGACTGGCCGGGCAGGAAGCGTTCGAACGGTTCGCCGGCGAGGTCGACCGGATCAGAACCGACCTGGTGTCCCTGCTGGAAAGCCTCCGCTCCGACCGTAAACGCGTCGTCGGCTACGGTGCGACGTCCAGGAGCGCCACCGTGCTCAATTACTGCGGAATCGGTCCCGAGCTGCTACCGATGGTCTGCGACTCGACACCTGAGAAACAAGGCCGGGTGACACCGAGGTCGCTGATTCCGGTCTGCCCGCCCGATACCTTCGCCGACCCGTACCCGGACTACGCGTTGTTGTTCGCGTGGAACCACGCCGAGGAGATCATGGGCAAAGAGCGTCTGTTCCAGGAGAACGGCGGCCGCTGGATCGTCTACGTACCGCAGGTCCACATCGTCTGA
- a CDS encoding glycosyltransferase produces the protein MKFALACYGTRGDVEPSVAVGRELQQRGHDVRVAVPPELTGFAEEAGLEALTYGPPLEDFLREDFLRNFWNLVVRNPVGTLRELWAPIARYWQDTSKTLITLADGMDLLSTGLNFEQPAANVAEYYKIPLVGLHHFPMRPNGKLIPALPATVVRSGGTLTDWLLWRSTRQVEDAQRRDLGLPKATGPASRRIAEHRWLEIQAYDAVSVPGLAAEWAHWGARRPFTGALTMGLSTAADSDVTAWINAGSEPICFATGSIPLASPAETVAMISSACADLGQRALLCAGGTDFTGVRVPDHVKVVGAVNYAEIFPACRAVVHHGGSGTTAASLRAGVPTLILWSSADQPYWGNQLKRLKVGTARRFSSTTAKSLVSDLQTVLTEECRTRAREIARQMTQADASVQTAANLFESAAAANPAR, from the coding sequence ATGAAGTTTGCGCTGGCATGCTACGGGACCCGGGGCGATGTCGAGCCGTCCGTCGCCGTCGGACGCGAGCTGCAGCAACGCGGTCATGACGTGCGCGTCGCCGTTCCACCTGAGCTGACCGGTTTCGCCGAGGAAGCAGGGCTGGAAGCGCTCACGTACGGTCCCCCACTGGAAGACTTTCTCCGAGAAGACTTTCTCCGAAACTTTTGGAACCTCGTGGTCCGCAACCCGGTCGGGACACTGCGGGAGCTGTGGGCGCCGATCGCTCGGTACTGGCAGGACACGAGCAAAACGCTGATCACCCTTGCAGACGGCATGGATCTGCTGTCGACGGGACTGAACTTCGAACAGCCTGCCGCCAACGTCGCGGAGTACTACAAAATTCCGCTGGTCGGGTTGCACCACTTCCCCATGCGCCCCAACGGCAAGCTGATCCCCGCCCTGCCTGCGACCGTGGTGCGGTCAGGCGGCACGTTGACCGACTGGCTGCTCTGGCGGTCGACCAGGCAGGTCGAGGATGCGCAGCGCCGCGACCTCGGTCTGCCGAAGGCGACGGGCCCGGCTTCACGACGCATCGCCGAGCACAGGTGGCTGGAGATCCAGGCCTACGACGCGGTGTCCGTCCCTGGCCTGGCCGCGGAATGGGCGCACTGGGGCGCTCGGCGTCCCTTCACCGGGGCGTTGACCATGGGTCTGTCCACCGCGGCGGACTCCGATGTCACCGCGTGGATCAACGCCGGGTCGGAGCCCATCTGCTTCGCGACCGGCAGCATCCCGTTGGCGTCACCGGCCGAAACGGTGGCGATGATCAGCTCCGCATGCGCCGACCTGGGTCAGCGGGCGCTGCTCTGCGCGGGCGGCACCGATTTCACCGGGGTACGGGTCCCCGACCACGTCAAGGTGGTCGGAGCGGTCAACTATGCGGAGATCTTCCCCGCGTGCCGCGCGGTGGTCCACCACGGAGGATCCGGCACCACTGCGGCGAGCCTGCGGGCGGGGGTGCCGACGTTGATCTTGTGGAGTTCGGCTGATCAGCCCTACTGGGGCAATCAGCTCAAACGCTTGAAGGTCGGCACCGCACGGCGGTTTTCGAGTACCACCGCCAAGTCGTTGGTCTCCGACCTGCAGACGGTGCTCACCGAGGAGTGCCGGACCCGCGCCCGCGAGATTGCCCGGCAGATGACGCAGGCAGATGCGAGCGTGCAAACGGCGGCAAACCTTTTCGAATCCGCCGCAGCCGCCAATCCCGCCCGGTGA
- a CDS encoding MbtH family protein has protein sequence MSINPFDDDNGSFFVLINDEEQHSLWPSFADVPAGWQVVFGEASRADCLEFIEQNWTDIRPKSLRERLAQGGALDG, from the coding sequence GTGAGCATCAACCCGTTCGATGACGACAACGGCAGCTTTTTCGTCTTGATCAACGACGAAGAGCAGCACAGCCTGTGGCCCAGCTTTGCCGACGTGCCTGCTGGGTGGCAGGTGGTTTTCGGTGAGGCAAGCCGTGCTGACTGCCTGGAGTTTATTGAACAGAATTGGACCGATATTCGACCGAAGAGCCTGCGCGAGAGGTTGGCGCAGGGCGGGGCTCTTGACGGCTGA